The segment GGACATCGAGAACTTTTGTTACTGTTTAGAACAGAGGAAGAAATGAGAAGTGCACTGTCATGGTGCTTGCTGTTAATGCTCTTGCTGAAATGACCTGGGAAAGCTAAACCTTTATTGGACTTACTCACAATGTGATGCAGGTTTTATATGTTATATCCCAGTGGGCCTGTGATAATAGTTTACCAACTTCTGCTAAGATAACAATTCTTTTCCTTAGTTTTCAGATACTGGACTCTGTGTGTCTTAGGTAGCTCAATCTTTTCAGGATAATAAAACACCATGATTGATTCTTGCTTGAACATCTTGAGTTCTCCACAAGTTAAGAACTGcattgtttaaataaaaatactcagGACTGAGGTTTACTTAGAGCTTTGTATATTTAGTAACCAAAATACCatttgaagagaaataaattacagaaattgAAATGCAGTGACCATGGTAATCTGTTTAATAAATTaagacaaaatattaaatatttttaagaaatcaataccaaaaaatcaaaataatttactttaaaatgtaatataaaAAGATAGATTTGATTTAAATCTATATTTATCCCTCTAAGAGATCAGTATTTTGTCTTTGTTACTAGTATGAGCCATTACCTCAAGCCCCTGTTAAATTACAGTTCGGTTTAAAAGTTCTGAAACATCAAATTTGAACCAGAAGTATTTCTGTAACGAActgattttaaacaaatttcattctttcattAAATTAAACATCACAATACCTCTATCACATTCTAAGTCAGGTGTCTGCCTTAGTCAGAAATGAACAAAGCATGGAAAGCAACAAAGACTTTTTTGTAACAGTAAATGCAGTGAACAAACCCAGTGATCACACACTCACCACTCTGTTTACAGGGAAGCAAACTTGTTATCCTGAATTTGGATTACAATGAGTTAGTGTACAGACTATCAAGCAGTGAACAACGGTGAGGGCAACCATTGTGGTGGGGTCTTCAAAAGCTTTGAAGAATCCCAACATAAAAAGAAAGGGCTCAGTTCTGCAAAGTGAGTATTTCTTCATCATGTTGATACCATCAAAGGGAAAGTCGTGTCTGTCCATCTGCAGCATTGCACTGCAGTCTAGTAAAACAACTCCCACAAAATATTATATTACTTTAACGAGATTTGAGCCTCAAATTGCTCAAAGATAAATTAATTCCTGATTTCCAGGTGCATTGCAATATCTGAACAAATGTAACAGGACAGTCatgtaaaaaatgtttctgtctgAACATGTTTTATGCAGCAATACAAGTAACATGAATGCCATTAATGTTTCCCTTTCTTCTGTGCTTGTTTGCCTGTGCATATGACAAGGCCTCGTGCCATGGCTTTTACGTGTGTGCAGGTTTACAATCCTTGCCACACAGAAAGCACACCAGGAAACTGGCAGTACCTGTGGGGGtgtgctgtgtgctggcactgaaaaatacttttaacaaaaatgtggcctacctgaaaaaaaaaaggccactGCCTATTTCAGTCAGTTATCTTAACGTGAGTAAAACCTCCAATCATATGGACATTACTCAGCATCTTTCCAAATATTCCAGTCAGCTTTATGAATGGACAAATGCTTAAATGTGACCTAGGCAAGACTGTGAAGACTGGACATCTGTTCCCTAGGGAAAGTCATAATACAGCATAATAAAATGTTGGCTACATCTAAAAAAGTACCTGCCCCAAGTTTAGCCAAAATCCAACTAAGTAGTACAatggctgaattttttttttacacatacaaagaacaaaaacagaACATTCGGAAAGAAAATGATTGAGAACAAAAGTGATTTCTCTAATGCCCAGCACCGATTTTGAAGCTGCCAGGATTTCTAAACTACTCCCAACCAAAGGCTAATGGCATTTTACTGGACTCCCCGAAGGACACCCcagatcagcagcagcacagagcagacggctcccagctcccccagacCGCGGAGCAGTGCCCCTCTCTCTGGGAAGCTTTGATTGCAATGTCTGCATTGAGGCTGCTCGGATTTGCCACGTCTGTACCAACATAACCATcctcctcctgttcctcctccttctccttctccgcCGGTGCTCATGAGTTACCCTTTGCTGCCCTCTGCCCTCCACCGCGCCGGTTTCTCAGTGAAATGTGATTCTCTGGGCTTCCTGTGAGAGCCCCAGCAGCCGGAATCTCTCGGCTGGAGGAGTGGCAAAATAGGCTTTTTGCTCCTCCGAGTACCTTTCCTTCACTTCAATGATGTCCCTGTAGCGCCAGTCCTGCCAGTGGAAATTgaactgctccagcagctcaatCCTTTTCTTCTCCGTGCTCACACAGTCAACAGGGGCAGGCTGTTCCAGGAACGGCACCTGAATGtcagggaagagcaggagaccCCGGATAGCAAACCAGCCGCCGTACTTGGGATGGATACAAACGCCAAAGatcttctggaagaaaaaaaaaatatctaggCTGCCTCACTTTGTGTCTAATCAAGGCTAGAGTCCAAAACATCAGATGCTGCTCACTCTCTCAACCTTCTCTTGGAGAGCTGCACAGAGCTGAAGGGAAAACTTTCCTGAATGTGTGTGGCTCGAAGCACTGCATTTCTCTCCCATTTTCCTGTGCCCACACACACCTCCTTGGAATGTGGGGAGAGGTTCCTTTCTGAAAATCTATTACAGAAATTAACCACAGAGCATTTCCCCCCCACTCTATAATGCTGTAAGCAACAGGTTTTCCTTTAGACTGCCATTTATCCTTCTGCCTAAGTAGGTTTAACAGATTAAGATATTTCTCTTCATGCACATCTCCCTGCTACCTTGAAGAGTCTTGGAAGCTTCCAATTCCCACATGAAACCCTTCATGAACCTGAATGTCCTCTGGACTTCGTAGTTTCCTGCAAGAGGAACTAGTGACTAGTGAGCAAAAAATCATTGTACAGTTCAATGGTTGCAGTTCAGTGGTTCTTCCCAGACTGTGTTTCTGCCTCACCTTTTTCCCCCAAGGATCGAGCTTCACATCCTTCCTTTGGTAGTAATATGCAGCTCCAGCAACGTGGGCAGCTGTCTGTGCCAGGAACTTGGGCTTTCGGCTCGGCAGCATCTCGTAGTCAAACATGACATCCACCCTCTGGTCagggaatttctgggaaaatttgaaaacatCAGCCCAGGCTCGTGGAAAAAGTTTGCCACTCCAGAACTGCTGGATGGCAGCAAATCAGGCACATGTGAAGCCTGCAGACTCCCACACCCTGCTGCTGAATTCTGTCTCTATTGGCAGGTTTGAGGCTGTGGGCGTTcagcctgtgcctgcagagCTCCCTCACTGCATGGTGTCATCCAGAGGCAGAACATGCAAGTAAAGCAGCCAAACCCTGCTGATGCTCCCTCCTTCATGAATAATGCTTCACCCTtccagagagcagagcaggagcctgcAGGGCTTTGTCTGCCACTCAACCCACCTGGTGATGTGACACAGCACTACATGGAATTGGTGTTTCGGCTTCTTACCTCCTTCACACGTAGCAAATGATGGGAAACACACTGATCCACAGGATCCCTGATTATTTTTAATCGTTCTTTTTTCACAAAAGGCTTAAGGGCCTTGTCGAACATGGACGGCGTGCTGAGGACCACGAAGGCCAGTGTGTCATCTGGGTAGGGGAGGTGGAAGCCTGGCTGCAGAACAGCATTGTACCACCCAACCTTGGCAAAGAAACACAAATTTCCATTAGAACACAGACACCACTCTAGTGCACATGCAGGAATGTAAAAATGTGGAAATAACTGTAGCCCCCTTCATCTGCAACCCAGATGGGCAACCTGCCCAGGGCCTTCCTTTCAAACCAAGTTGTTTTGCACACCAGGATTCACAGTTTGGGAAAGCTGTGCTGTGAGCTGTGAGATAAGAATCACACACAGCCTTCAGCTCCAGTCTGCCCTTtatccagctctgctcagaaaCCTAGAGGGAAGTATGAGCAATCAGTCTTGCCAATGCAAATCAGATTGTTTCGTTCAGATAAAGCTTTTACaggcttggatttttttttttttttttctcttatcttGGGCCAGAAAGAAACTGGTGCTTCTGTTTTGTGTGACAAGTCGCATGTTTTACTTCTGCAGAAAACACTTGTATGGAATGAAGGATGTGAAGCTCTTGGCAGTGCTAAACCCCCCCCTAAACATTTGTTACTAGTAGCACGTGGATTATGATACAACCACATTTGGATATTTGCTTCCAGGGCCGGACATGTTATAATACAGTCCAGAAATGAGAGATcaaggcagggcagcaggaagcaTGACCAGGAGGACCGGGCTCAGACCTGCAACTGCCAAGTGCAGGAGGACatgccccaaaccccctgcaccccactcCTCATGCCCTGCACAGTTACATCAGTCTTTTTATAGGTTATGACAACTCCCTGTCTCCCAGGGTGCCACAAGGCCAGGTCTAACAGCCAGAGAGATGCTGAGTAATGGAACAGTAggtttgaaaattaaatgtacTGGTTATTCTAAATaatcagtgaaatatttttgatagcgactctgcagctggcagaggcagccagacTGCCCATGAggaaacacagaacaaaaaccAGATAACATGATaacctgataacatgataaaatttcttaacaataacgtttatagaacacttaaatacttaaaaataaaggatttgaaaacaaacaccctttgtatcattatacaaagaaattacagactataaaactgatcactaaacaatgaaatcaatctcagaaaactcaaaataaattcctttacaactcttatatactgataaacttataataaaacagaaaatactaaaacaaaaccaaggatccAATAAATTGTgtctccttaaatcaatgttcattattactttgtgaactcTTTAagtcaaaaccttctcatccttaaagaaaaaaaaaaaaactaaacttTGCTAGctaaataaacttgacctttgaaaaacttaaaataatttttgaatcaaacagtacttaaactcaatgATCTGGGCTGTCCTTCGGGGAGTCCAGTAAAATGCCATTAGCCTTTGGTTGGGAGTAGTTTAGAAACCCTGGCAACTTCAAAATCGGTGCTGGGCATTAGAGAAATCACTTTTGTTCTCAATCATTTTCTTTCCGAATGTtctgtttttgttctttgtaggtgtaaaaaaaaattcagccatTGTACTACTTAGTTGGATTTTGGCTAAACTTGGGGCAGGTACTTTTTTAGATGTAGCCAACATTTTATTATGCTGTATTATGACTTTCCCTAGGGAACAGATATAacaatcttagtaaagaatccctaaattatattaactttacgaaatcaatatatattaaattaataatatataaattaattatcaattaaacctttataaacttaacttcttcagggcccaaacctaaaataaacttaaagtgatatactctaataTATAGTGATATACTCTAAACTATAAAGTTTACATTCTTATATGAACCGCTA is part of the Taeniopygia guttata chromosome 8, bTaeGut7.mat, whole genome shotgun sequence genome and harbors:
- the MMACHC gene encoding cyanocobalamin reductase / alkylcobalamin dealkylase isoform X1, with protein sequence MERRVAEQLRSALSPLGLEAHAFKVGWYNAVLQPGFHLPYPDDTLAFVVLSTPSMFDKALKPFVKKERLKIIRDPVDQCVSHHLLRVKEKFPDQRVDVMFDYEMLPSRKPKFLAQTAAHVAGAAYYYQRKDVKLDPWGKKKIFGVCIHPKYGGWFAIRGLLLFPDIQVPFLEQPAPVDCVSTEKKRIELLEQFNFHWQDWRYRDIIEVKERYSEEQKAYFATPPAERFRLLGLSQEAQRITFH
- the MMACHC gene encoding cyanocobalamin reductase / alkylcobalamin dealkylase isoform X2; the protein is MERRVAEQLRSALSPLGLEAHAFKVGWYNAVLQPGFHLPYPDDTLAFVVLSTPSMFDKALKPFVKKERLKIIRDPVDQCVSHHLLRVKEKFPDQRVDVMFDYEMLPSRKPKFLAQTAAHVAGAAYYYQRKDVKLDPWGKKIFGVCIHPKYGGWFAIRGLLLFPDIQVPFLEQPAPVDCVSTEKKRIELLEQFNFHWQDWRYRDIIEVKERYSEEQKAYFATPPAERFRLLGLSQEAQRITFH